Proteins from a genomic interval of Paenibacillus sp. FSL H8-0048:
- a CDS encoding chromate transporter produces MQAEKQAVPGEQRKGEAGALLEILLVSAKLGLTSFGGPVAHLGYFHNEYIRRRKWMDERSYADLVALCQFLPGPASSQVGIGIGMVRAGWLGGLVAWLGFTLPSVLVLVAFAFLLQGYDIAGAGWIHGLKIVAVAIVAQAILGMGQKLTPDRERVTIAVIAAVVTLSWQTSYSQILTIAAAGIAGLWLYRHSSAENLTNPPVPIRRSSGFVCLALFGLLLIVLPFLRGTAETGGIAIFDSFYRSGALVFGGGHVVLPLLEQEVVPNGWVSQADFLAGYGVTQAVPGPLFTFAAYLGAMTAGVPGAALATLAIFLPAFLLVAGALPFWNSLRRSPRIQGALTGINAAVVGILLAAWYDPLWTTAILAPLDFALAIILLVMLVFWKLPPWLVVVAGAAGGMMIGIG; encoded by the coding sequence ATGCAAGCAGAGAAGCAGGCGGTACCGGGAGAACAGCGGAAGGGGGAGGCCGGAGCGTTACTTGAGATCCTGCTAGTATCGGCCAAACTGGGTCTTACCTCCTTCGGTGGCCCTGTCGCCCATCTGGGTTATTTCCACAATGAATATATCCGCCGCCGGAAATGGATGGATGAACGAAGCTATGCAGATCTGGTTGCGCTCTGCCAGTTCCTTCCGGGTCCCGCGAGCAGTCAGGTGGGGATTGGCATCGGAATGGTACGGGCAGGCTGGCTGGGCGGGTTAGTGGCTTGGCTGGGCTTCACTTTGCCCTCTGTCCTGGTGCTGGTCGCCTTCGCCTTCCTGCTGCAGGGCTATGATATTGCCGGTGCCGGCTGGATTCACGGACTGAAGATCGTAGCTGTAGCGATTGTTGCCCAGGCCATCCTTGGCATGGGTCAGAAGCTGACTCCGGACCGGGAAAGAGTAACCATCGCGGTTATAGCGGCAGTTGTTACATTATCATGGCAGACCAGCTACAGTCAGATTCTAACGATTGCTGCAGCTGGCATAGCCGGGCTATGGCTGTACCGCCACAGTTCTGCGGAGAACCTGACGAATCCTCCAGTCCCTATCCGCCGGTCGTCTGGCTTCGTTTGTTTGGCATTGTTCGGCTTACTGCTGATAGTACTCCCGTTCCTTAGAGGGACGGCTGAGACTGGAGGAATAGCGATATTTGACAGCTTTTATCGTTCCGGTGCTTTGGTGTTTGGCGGAGGACATGTCGTGCTCCCGCTGCTGGAACAAGAAGTCGTTCCTAACGGCTGGGTGAGCCAAGCCGACTTCCTGGCGGGATACGGTGTGACGCAGGCTGTACCGGGTCCGTTGTTCACTTTTGCAGCCTATCTTGGGGCAATGACCGCCGGTGTGCCCGGGGCCGCCCTGGCCACGCTTGCGATTTTCCTGCCAGCCTTCCTGCTGGTTGCAGGCGCACTGCCTTTTTGGAACAGCTTAAGAAGGAGCCCACGGATTCAAGGAGCCTTAACCGGAATCAATGCCGCTGTGGTCGGCATTCTGCTTGCTGCCTGGTACGATCCCCTGTGGACGACAGCTATCCTTGCGCCGCTGGACTTTGCCTTGGCGATCATTCTGCTCGTAATGCTGGTCTTCTGGAAGCTGCCGCCTTGGCTGGTTGTGGTGGCCGGTGCGGCGGGTGGAATGATGATCGGTATAGGATAG
- a CDS encoding metallophosphoesterase, whose product MRVPLHNRTTHTVKLTLMLLLSSILILSGCEDSASSALNAVPAAAGAVTPAAEPGEPVSFWVATDTHYLDKALEDGGQAFQTYVTGGDGKMLPYSDELTEALVRDVEQNKPAFLILSGDLTNNGEAGSHKELAAKLHRMEAAGTRVYVTPGNHDINNPWARSFDGDRQVVAKHINVEDFLRIYDDFGYNEAVSRDADSLSYVVKAAPGLWLLMIDSAQYAHNEEYNFPQTDGRLLPSTLAWIDDNVKLAAGEHASVITVMHHNLLSHTSMAVSGFKLNNSQETLKAFRREGLNLVLSGHIHMQDIRRDPPEASIDPALPVYDIATSAMAVNPHQYGRMTFDPASRAVTYRTAQVDVDGWAKANHKTDPHLLNFKAYAEQIFTKNSYDKAMSRLKESSFTEAQKQSMAEVMSKLNVKYFAGNAADSLEEIRAMPGFKLWESMEGGFMSGYIRSMAEHAEESNTSLEMVLTTQ is encoded by the coding sequence ATGCGCGTCCCGCTTCATAACCGCACAACTCATACGGTGAAGCTCACCTTAATGCTGCTGCTCTCTTCCATCCTCATTCTCAGCGGGTGTGAAGACTCCGCTTCTTCTGCCTTGAACGCTGTTCCGGCAGCCGCCGGGGCTGTGACCCCTGCTGCAGAACCCGGAGAACCTGTATCGTTCTGGGTCGCCACCGATACGCATTATCTGGACAAAGCCCTGGAGGACGGCGGTCAGGCCTTCCAGACCTATGTCACAGGCGGCGACGGCAAAATGCTTCCGTACAGCGATGAGCTGACCGAAGCTCTGGTCCGGGATGTGGAACAGAACAAGCCGGCCTTCCTCATTCTGAGCGGCGACCTTACCAATAACGGGGAAGCGGGCAGCCATAAGGAGCTGGCGGCGAAGCTGCACCGGATGGAGGCTGCGGGGACCCGCGTCTACGTGACTCCAGGCAACCATGATATCAACAACCCCTGGGCCAGATCGTTCGACGGTGACAGGCAGGTCGTTGCCAAGCATATCAATGTAGAGGATTTCCTGCGCATCTATGACGATTTCGGATATAACGAGGCGGTCTCGCGGGATGCGGACAGCTTAAGCTATGTGGTGAAGGCCGCACCCGGCCTGTGGCTGCTGATGATTGACAGTGCGCAGTATGCACATAACGAAGAATATAATTTTCCGCAGACTGACGGCCGCCTTCTGCCCTCCACCCTTGCCTGGATTGACGATAATGTGAAGCTGGCCGCAGGGGAGCATGCGTCTGTGATTACCGTGATGCATCATAATCTGTTGAGCCATACCTCCATGGCCGTATCCGGGTTCAAGCTTAATAACAGCCAGGAGACGCTGAAGGCTTTTCGCCGGGAAGGGTTAAATCTGGTATTATCCGGGCATATTCATATGCAGGATATCCGCCGCGATCCTCCGGAAGCCTCGATAGATCCGGCCTTGCCTGTCTATGATATTGCAACAAGCGCCATGGCGGTGAATCCGCACCAGTACGGCAGAATGACCTTCGATCCCGCTTCACGGGCTGTGACCTACCGCACCGCTCAAGTCGATGTTGACGGCTGGGCCAAGGCCAACCATAAGACCGATCCGCACCTGCTGAACTTCAAAGCATATGCGGAGCAGATTTTCACAAAAAATTCGTATGACAAAGCGATGAGCCGGCTGAAGGAGAGCAGCTTCACAGAAGCGCAGAAGCAGTCGATGGCTGAGGTGATGTCGAAGCTGAACGTGAAGTATTTTGCCGGGAACGCTGCTGATTCGCTGGAGGAGATCCGGGCGATGCCGGGATTCAAGCTGTGGGAGAGTATGGAGGGCGGCTTCATGTCCGGATATATCCGCAGTATGGCGGAGCACGCAGAAGAGAGCAATACCTCGCTGGAGATGGTTCTGACTACTCAGTAG
- a CDS encoding phosphotransferase yields the protein MEKVLGTDYTVVKVSRMEGGAQKVVYKLDCTNGFSCILYVWDLTMNYFQEEIVNHNLHAESYGSELFASNNRFLIEHAVRTPILYDLNKDRDRYDFDYALVEYVAGQDAEGYFRHTDRKVQDKVFQQVGEMIHAMHRIQSRTYGKTDQTAPNNIQCHLLQLYNGIEQLTYAAEHVEAIRKNQGKLLDMLYSLESKIVPRNSYGFIHGELGPNHVIVTDQLEPCLIDIEGAEFYDIEHEHSFLEMRFGEHYRYLNDVQLDENRKLFYKFHHHLSLISGGLKLVHRGFPDQQLAQGIADHHTDCALQFIEA from the coding sequence GTGGAGAAGGTCTTAGGCACGGATTATACTGTCGTAAAGGTCAGCAGGATGGAGGGCGGTGCCCAGAAGGTGGTCTATAAGCTCGACTGCACCAATGGGTTCTCCTGTATTCTGTACGTGTGGGACCTGACCATGAATTATTTTCAGGAAGAAATCGTTAATCATAACCTGCATGCTGAGTCCTACGGGAGTGAATTATTTGCGAGCAATAACAGGTTCTTGATAGAGCATGCGGTCCGCACACCAATACTCTATGATCTGAATAAGGACAGAGACCGGTATGATTTTGATTATGCGCTGGTTGAATATGTAGCCGGACAAGATGCCGAGGGGTATTTCAGGCATACCGACCGCAAGGTTCAGGATAAGGTCTTCCAGCAGGTGGGGGAGATGATTCACGCCATGCACAGGATTCAGAGCAGAACCTACGGTAAAACGGATCAGACTGCGCCTAACAACATACAATGTCATTTGCTTCAATTATATAATGGGATCGAACAGCTAACTTACGCTGCAGAGCATGTGGAAGCGATCCGCAAGAATCAAGGGAAGCTGCTCGACATGTTATACAGCCTGGAGTCCAAAATAGTACCCCGGAACAGCTACGGATTCATTCACGGGGAGCTTGGACCCAATCATGTGATCGTAACGGATCAGCTGGAGCCTTGCCTGATTGATATTGAAGGAGCCGAATTCTATGATATTGAACACGAGCACAGTTTCCTCGAAATGCGTTTTGGGGAGCACTACCGCTATCTGAACGATGTTCAGCTCGATGAGAACCGGAAGTTATTCTATAAATTCCATCATCATCTCTCATTAATCTCAGGCGGGTTGAAGTTAGTTCACAGAGGCTTCCCTGACCAGCAGCTCGCACAAGGAATAGCCGATCATCATACGGATTGTGCGCTCCAGTTCATAGAAGCATAA